A DNA window from Entelurus aequoreus isolate RoL-2023_Sb linkage group LG24, RoL_Eaeq_v1.1, whole genome shotgun sequence contains the following coding sequences:
- the olfml1 gene encoding olfactomedin-like protein 3 isoform X1 encodes MSGREFLVLVLLLCLCLTVKSQGFPQDAFLIQYLERRLTQMEERLNQCEQNTVSITQKTYDLSSGMRGHLSALNAMRSEVKNQLESMSVRVDRMERELEYLENKMPALSDIEMEEALLQQQIKAAELDQLKKKAKIKVENDCNAALSQIKSLKIVKKMGDTSGSWFKDPSDGSNKVYVLSGIRNDTLLEYESLQSFLENTPTPPAKVIQLPSPWQGTGHMVYNGFLYYHRADTLNQILKVDLSNASVVDSTILPGAGRLPVYSLNSNTYLDMAVDELGLWVIHADPEYGGNLVLTKLDKGNLAVEYIWDTQCKSHDAEGAFIICGTLYVVFNTHYGGRSTVQCLYDIHDTTHSAESPVMFFPKRYTSHSSIHYHPRDKQLYAWDDGYQTIYQVETHSNDQVTAE; translated from the exons ATGTCAGGCAGAGagtttcttgttcttgttcttttgCTGTGTTTGTGTTTAACTGTCAAGAGCCAGGGTTTCCCCCAGGATGCCTTTCTCATCCAGTACCTGGAGAGGAGGTTGACTCAGATGGAG GAGCGTCTAAACCAATGTGAGCAAAACACAGTGAGCATAACCCAGAAGACCTATGATCTGTCCTCAGGAATGAGAGGCCATCTGTCCGCCCTCAATGCTATGAG ATCAGAGGTGAAGAATCAGCTGGAGAGCATGTCTGTACGTGTAGACCGAATGGAGCGAGAGCTAGAATATCTGGAAAACAAGATGCCTGCCCTGTCTGACATTGAGATGGAGGAGGCACTGCTTCAACAACAGATAAAAGCTGCAGAACTGGACCAGCTCAAAAAGAAAGCTAAAATCAAAGTGGAAAATG ATTGTAACGCAGCCTTGAGTCAAATCAAGTCTCTCAAAATTGTGAAGAAGATGGGAGACACTTCTGGTTCCTGGTTCAAGGACCCTTCAGACGGATCAAACAAG GTATACGTGCTGAGTGGAATTCGTAATGACACTCTGTTGGAGTATGAATCTCTACAAAGCTTCTTGGAAAATACCCCCACACCCCCGGCTAAAGTGATCCAACTCCCATCTCCATGGCAAGGCACAGGTCATATGGTCTACAATGGATTTCTTTACTACCACAGAGCTGACACGCTGAACCAGATCCTGAAA GTAGACCTATCGAATGCTTCAGTGGTCGACAGCACTATTCTTCCAGGAGCAGGTCGTCTTCCAGTCTACAGCTTGAACTCCAACACCTACTTGGACATGGCTGTGGATGAACTCGGTCTTTGGGTCATCCACGCTGACCCTGAATACGGTGGAAACTTGGTTCTAACTAAGCTTGACAAAG GAAACTTGGCAGTAGAGTACATCTGGGATACACAGTGCAAAAGTCATGATGCTGAAGGAGCTTTCATAATATGTGGAACTCTCTATGTGGTCTTCAACACACATTATGGCGGACGCTCCACCGTACAGTGTCTCTATGACATCCACGACACCACCCACAG TGCTGAGAGTCCGGTGATGTTCTTCCCAAAGCGCTACACAAGCCACAGCAGCATCCACTACCATCCCAGAGACAAACAGCTATACGCCTGGGATGATGGATACCAGACAATATACCAAGTGGAGACGCACAGCAATGATCAAGTTACCGCTGAATGA
- the olfml1 gene encoding olfactomedin-like protein 3 isoform X2, translating into MSGREFLVLVLLLCLCLTVKSQGFPQDAFLIQYLERRLTQMEERLNQCEQNTVSITQKTYDLSSGMRGHLSALNAMRSEVKNQLESMSVRVDRMERELEYLENKMPALSDIEMEEALLQQQIKAAELDQLKKKAKIKVENDCNAALSQIKSLKIVKKMGDTSGSWFKDPSDGSNKVYVLSGIRNDTLLEYESLQSFLENTPTPPAKVIQLPSPWQGTGHMVYNGFLYYHRADTLNQILKVDLSNASVVDSTILPGAGRLPVYSLNSNTYLDMAVDELGLWVIHADPEYGGNLVLTKLDRNLAVEYIWDTQCKSHDAEGAFIICGTLYVVFNTHYGGRSTVQCLYDIHDTTHSAESPVMFFPKRYTSHSSIHYHPRDKQLYAWDDGYQTIYQVETHSNDQVTAE; encoded by the exons ATGTCAGGCAGAGagtttcttgttcttgttcttttgCTGTGTTTGTGTTTAACTGTCAAGAGCCAGGGTTTCCCCCAGGATGCCTTTCTCATCCAGTACCTGGAGAGGAGGTTGACTCAGATGGAG GAGCGTCTAAACCAATGTGAGCAAAACACAGTGAGCATAACCCAGAAGACCTATGATCTGTCCTCAGGAATGAGAGGCCATCTGTCCGCCCTCAATGCTATGAG ATCAGAGGTGAAGAATCAGCTGGAGAGCATGTCTGTACGTGTAGACCGAATGGAGCGAGAGCTAGAATATCTGGAAAACAAGATGCCTGCCCTGTCTGACATTGAGATGGAGGAGGCACTGCTTCAACAACAGATAAAAGCTGCAGAACTGGACCAGCTCAAAAAGAAAGCTAAAATCAAAGTGGAAAATG ATTGTAACGCAGCCTTGAGTCAAATCAAGTCTCTCAAAATTGTGAAGAAGATGGGAGACACTTCTGGTTCCTGGTTCAAGGACCCTTCAGACGGATCAAACAAG GTATACGTGCTGAGTGGAATTCGTAATGACACTCTGTTGGAGTATGAATCTCTACAAAGCTTCTTGGAAAATACCCCCACACCCCCGGCTAAAGTGATCCAACTCCCATCTCCATGGCAAGGCACAGGTCATATGGTCTACAATGGATTTCTTTACTACCACAGAGCTGACACGCTGAACCAGATCCTGAAA GTAGACCTATCGAATGCTTCAGTGGTCGACAGCACTATTCTTCCAGGAGCAGGTCGTCTTCCAGTCTACAGCTTGAACTCCAACACCTACTTGGACATGGCTGTGGATGAACTCGGTCTTTGGGTCATCCACGCTGACCCTGAATACGGTGGAAACTTGGTTCTAACTAAGCTTGACA GAAACTTGGCAGTAGAGTACATCTGGGATACACAGTGCAAAAGTCATGATGCTGAAGGAGCTTTCATAATATGTGGAACTCTCTATGTGGTCTTCAACACACATTATGGCGGACGCTCCACCGTACAGTGTCTCTATGACATCCACGACACCACCCACAG TGCTGAGAGTCCGGTGATGTTCTTCCCAAAGCGCTACACAAGCCACAGCAGCATCCACTACCATCCCAGAGACAAACAGCTATACGCCTGGGATGATGGATACCAGACAATATACCAAGTGGAGACGCACAGCAATGATCAAGTTACCGCTGAATGA